A genomic window from Pseudomonas cavernicola includes:
- the wecB gene encoding non-hydrolyzing UDP-N-acetylglucosamine 2-epimerase, whose amino-acid sequence MNKLKVVTVVGTRPEIIRLSRVMAKLDQYCDHVLVHTGQNYDYELNEIFFQDLGIRKPDHFLNAAGASGAETIGNVIIAVDRVLAEVQPEALLVLGDTNSCMAVIPAKRRKIPTFHMEAGNRCFDMRVPEEINRRIVDHTADINLTYSTIARDYLLREGLPPDMVIKTGSPMFEVLNHYRDGIEASDVLERLGLEAGKFFVVSAHREENIDSDKNFFKLVDVLNTVAAHYGYPVIVSTHPRTQKRVDAMGVTFHENVRLLKPLGFKDYNKLQLVSKAVLSDSGTINEESSILNFPALNIREAHERPEGMEEAAVMMVGLEVERVMQGLQVLESQGCGEERSLRLVADYSIPNVAEKVVRIIHSYRDYVMRTVWKRY is encoded by the coding sequence ATGAATAAACTGAAAGTTGTCACTGTGGTAGGTACCCGGCCGGAAATTATTCGCCTGTCGCGGGTCATGGCCAAGTTGGATCAGTATTGTGACCATGTACTGGTTCATACCGGGCAGAATTACGATTACGAGTTAAACGAGATCTTTTTTCAGGATCTAGGCATCCGCAAACCCGATCACTTCCTCAATGCCGCAGGCGCCAGCGGTGCGGAAACCATCGGCAACGTGATCATCGCCGTGGATCGTGTGCTAGCCGAGGTGCAACCCGAAGCCCTGCTAGTGCTCGGCGACACCAACAGCTGCATGGCAGTAATCCCCGCCAAACGACGCAAGATTCCGACCTTCCACATGGAAGCCGGCAACCGCTGTTTCGATATGCGCGTACCGGAGGAAATCAACCGGCGCATCGTCGATCACACTGCTGATATCAACCTTACCTACAGCACTATTGCCCGCGATTATTTGCTGCGCGAAGGCCTGCCGCCGGACATGGTGATCAAGACCGGCAGCCCGATGTTCGAAGTGCTCAATCATTACCGTGACGGCATCGAGGCCTCGGATGTGTTGGAACGTCTAGGGCTGGAGGCCGGCAAGTTTTTCGTGGTCAGCGCCCACCGTGAGGAAAACATCGACTCTGATAAGAACTTCTTCAAGCTGGTGGATGTGCTTAACACAGTAGCAGCCCATTACGGCTACCCGGTGATTGTCTCCACCCATCCGCGTACCCAGAAGCGAGTGGACGCCATGGGCGTGACGTTCCATGAAAACGTACGTCTGCTCAAGCCGCTGGGATTTAAGGACTACAACAAATTGCAGCTTGTCTCTAAGGCTGTGCTGTCGGATAGCGGCACGATCAACGAGGAGTCTTCGATTCTCAATTTCCCGGCATTGAATATCCGCGAGGCCCACGAGCGGCCGGAAGGCATGGAGGAGGCCGCGGTGATGATGGTTGGGCTTGAAGTCGAGCGCGTGATGCAGGGGCTGCAAGTGCTGGAGAGTCAGGGCTGCGGCGAGGAGCGAAGCCTGCGCCTGGTAGCTGACTACAGCATACCTAACGTGGCGGAGAAGGTGGTGCGGATCATCCACAGCTATCGTGATTACGTCATGCGGACGGTGTGGAAAAGGTACTGA